A DNA window from Salvelinus sp. IW2-2015 linkage group LG4q.1:29, ASM291031v2, whole genome shotgun sequence contains the following coding sequences:
- the s100z gene encoding protein S100-Z, which yields MPSQLQSAMDALITVFYKYSGNDGDKYKLNKGELKQLLNSELTDFLMSQKDPMLVEKIMNDLDSNKDNEVDFNEFVVLVAALTVACNDFFQEKQKKKAN from the exons ATGCCAAGTCAACTCCAGAGTGCCATGGACGCACTTATAACAGTTTTCTACAAATACTCCGGGAACGATGGAGACAAATACAAGCTCAACAAGGGAGAGCTGAAACAGCTACTGAACAGTGAACTCACTGACTTTCTCATG TCTCAGAAAGACCCCATGCTGGTGGAGAAGATCATGAATGATCTGGACTCCAACAAAGACAACGAGGTGGACTTCAATGAGTTTGTGGTTCTGGTGGCGGCCCTGACCGTAGCCTGCAACGACTTCTTCCAGGAGAAGCAGAAGAAGAAAGCCAACTAA